One segment of Trichlorobacter ammonificans DNA contains the following:
- a CDS encoding penicillin-binding transpeptidase domain-containing protein, translating into MRDFKGSGTHTRRNRGRRRLKLLGMVVLLALLLIPATVLLVRKGADAVAFRPKQPPTPPLPTGDALFPVACSLLPHATEAAGSLSAPAYDGTLLRYSINPRFQQEMQEYLEEYRPPYALFIALEPASGRILSLNASSQHPAWSLDAAYRLFPMASLFKVVTAAAALERGAVTPSTEMTFRGRAVSENPDGWDPHPRRGGQRMDLTQAMGKSVNPVYGKLASDLLGKQALEATCANFGFNRPLLASLPLQPSRAAVPDTVRGLRLMGSGLDHGLQVSPLHAAAITAAIANNGVMMAPRLVDSTIRDGQEVPFEPPRELARVVQPKVAEDLRRMLLTTVTSGTSGRAFRTHDGRRLLSVMQVAAKTGSISGDDPAGHYSWFTAYAPADNPKIAVLALVINDGRWRIKASQVGEHALTTFFKDEVEQAPPLPQVRASVRKLSETKHRKTVKTNRSQAVRKKSAQSSPRGTAG; encoded by the coding sequence ATGAGGGATTTCAAAGGCAGCGGAACGCATACCCGCAGAAACAGGGGCCGCAGGCGTCTGAAACTGCTGGGGATGGTTGTCCTTCTGGCGCTGCTGCTGATACCCGCGACGGTGTTGCTGGTCCGCAAGGGAGCCGACGCCGTCGCCTTCCGTCCGAAACAGCCCCCCACCCCGCCGCTGCCCACGGGAGACGCCCTGTTCCCGGTCGCCTGTTCCCTGTTGCCCCACGCCACGGAGGCGGCGGGCAGCCTGTCGGCTCCGGCCTACGACGGCACCCTGCTGCGCTACAGCATCAACCCCCGCTTCCAGCAGGAGATGCAGGAGTACCTTGAGGAGTACCGCCCCCCCTACGCCCTGTTCATCGCCCTGGAACCGGCAAGCGGCCGGATACTGTCCCTGAACGCGTCGTCCCAGCATCCCGCTTGGAGCCTTGACGCCGCCTATCGGCTGTTTCCGATGGCGTCCCTCTTCAAGGTGGTCACCGCGGCGGCGGCACTGGAGCGGGGTGCGGTAACCCCCTCCACGGAGATGACGTTTCGGGGACGGGCGGTGTCGGAAAACCCGGACGGCTGGGACCCCCATCCCCGGCGGGGCGGCCAGCGGATGGACCTGACCCAGGCCATGGGCAAATCGGTCAACCCGGTGTACGGCAAGCTGGCCAGCGATCTGCTGGGAAAACAGGCCCTTGAGGCCACCTGTGCCAACTTCGGCTTCAACCGTCCCCTGCTGGCATCCCTGCCGCTACAGCCCAGCCGGGCCGCGGTGCCGGACACGGTGCGGGGACTGCGCCTGATGGGGTCGGGGCTGGACCATGGGCTCCAGGTATCGCCGCTGCACGCGGCAGCCATTACCGCGGCCATCGCCAACAACGGGGTGATGATGGCGCCGCGCCTGGTGGACAGCACCATCCGCGATGGCCAGGAGGTTCCCTTCGAGCCCCCCCGCGAGTTGGCCCGCGTGGTGCAGCCCAAGGTCGCCGAGGACCTGCGCCGGATGCTGCTCACCACCGTCACCAGCGGCACCTCGGGCCGGGCCTTCCGGACCCACGACGGACGCCGGCTGCTGAGTGTCATGCAGGTGGCCGCCAAGACCGGCAGCATCAGCGGTGACGACCCGGCGGGGCATTACAGCTGGTTCACCGCCTACGCCCCGGCGGACAACCCGAAAATTGCGGTGCTGGCGTTGGTGATCAACGACGGCAGGTGGCGGATCAAGGCGTCACAGGTGGGGGAACATGCCCTGACCACCTTCTTCAAGGATGAGGTGGAGCAGGCGCCGCCGTTGCCGCAGGTGCGGGCGTCGGTGAGGAAGCTCAGCGAGACGAAGCATAGGAAGACAGTGAAAACGAACCGTTCTCAAGCTGTCCGTAAGAAAAGTGCTCAATCCAGTCCCCGAGGGACAGCAGGGTAA
- the recD gene encoding exodeoxyribonuclease V subunit alpha, translating to MSLPDVAPLDRQFGAFISRLAGSDASPLLEALAALTAAALRSGHVCLDLVPLAGDGLRLAGETIPVPSLEEVTVLLHGTAVVGAPGEYRPLILDRGGRLYLYRYHRYERQLADDLLALAGSAAQPPDADRLAEGLERLFPDAGGPQPDRQRQAALTALHRRLSIISGGPGTGKTATVVRILALLLEQAADGLPPRIALAAPTGKAAARLRESIRTARETLPCDERIRQLIPDRAVTLHRLLGTRPGSVRFRHCRDNPLPSDVVIVDEASMVSLPLMAKLTAALKPGARLILLGDRDQLASVEAGAVLGDICAGGDGSAAAGEPSPLARTITVLTRTYRFREGGGIGALAAAMNAGDGRRALAVLDGEQESVALRELPAPGELKRELRQSVIDGFRPYLTAPTPEEALARFADFRLLTPLRQGTLGVEGLNRLVEELLTDEGLIRPLGRWYAGRPVLVTVNAPALHLFNGDIGIAWPDPAAAGQLRVCFVDPDGGSRWLAPARLPDHETAFALTVHKSQGSEFSRLLLLLPRQDSALLTRELLYTAVTRARERVELWGDRELLHAAISRRIERNSGLREALWPCCPVDPPIVPLAFPAKLS from the coding sequence ATGTCGCTGCCTGACGTGGCTCCCCTTGACCGACAGTTTGGCGCGTTCATCAGCCGCCTCGCCGGCAGCGACGCTTCCCCGCTGCTGGAGGCTCTGGCCGCCTTGACCGCCGCCGCGTTGCGCAGCGGCCACGTCTGCCTTGACCTGGTTCCCCTGGCGGGTGACGGCCTGCGACTGGCGGGGGAGACGATCCCCGTCCCCTCCCTGGAAGAGGTAACCGTTCTGCTGCACGGCACTGCCGTGGTGGGTGCACCCGGCGAGTACAGACCGCTGATCCTGGACCGGGGCGGTCGCCTCTACCTCTACCGCTACCACCGCTATGAGCGGCAGTTGGCCGACGACCTTCTGGCCCTGGCCGGCAGCGCCGCACAACCGCCGGACGCAGACCGGCTGGCCGAGGGGCTGGAGCGGCTCTTTCCTGACGCCGGCGGGCCGCAGCCGGATCGCCAGCGTCAGGCGGCCCTGACGGCACTGCACCGGCGGCTCAGCATCATCTCCGGCGGGCCGGGCACCGGCAAGACCGCCACCGTGGTCAGAATACTGGCCCTGCTGCTGGAGCAGGCAGCCGACGGGCTGCCGCCGCGTATCGCCTTGGCTGCCCCCACCGGCAAGGCCGCCGCCCGGTTGCGGGAATCGATCCGCACCGCCCGGGAAACCCTCCCCTGCGACGAGCGAATCCGGCAGCTGATTCCGGACCGGGCGGTCACCCTGCACCGCCTGCTGGGCACCCGGCCCGGATCGGTGCGGTTCCGCCACTGCCGAGACAATCCCCTTCCCAGTGACGTCGTCATCGTCGATGAAGCCTCCATGGTATCGCTGCCGCTGATGGCCAAACTGACCGCAGCGCTCAAACCGGGGGCACGGCTGATTTTGCTGGGGGACCGGGATCAGCTGGCCTCGGTGGAGGCGGGAGCGGTACTGGGAGATATCTGTGCCGGCGGAGACGGCAGCGCAGCAGCAGGGGAACCGTCACCCCTCGCCCGCACTATCACCGTACTGACCCGGACCTACCGCTTCAGGGAAGGGGGGGGCATCGGCGCCCTGGCTGCAGCGATGAACGCCGGTGACGGTCGGCGCGCCCTGGCGGTGCTGGATGGAGAACAGGAGAGTGTCGCCCTGCGGGAGCTGCCCGCTCCGGGGGAACTGAAACGGGAACTGCGGCAGAGTGTCATTGATGGGTTTCGCCCGTACCTGACGGCACCGACACCGGAGGAGGCCCTGGCTCGTTTTGCCGATTTCCGGCTGCTGACGCCGCTGCGCCAGGGAACGCTGGGCGTGGAGGGGCTGAACCGCCTGGTGGAAGAGCTGCTGACGGACGAGGGGCTGATCCGGCCACTGGGCCGCTGGTACGCCGGCCGGCCGGTACTGGTCACGGTCAACGCCCCGGCCTTGCACCTGTTCAACGGCGACATCGGCATCGCCTGGCCCGATCCGGCAGCAGCGGGACAGCTGCGGGTCTGCTTCGTCGATCCGGACGGAGGAAGCAGGTGGCTGGCCCCGGCCCGGTTGCCGGACCATGAAACCGCCTTTGCCCTCACCGTGCACAAGAGTCAGGGGTCGGAGTTCTCGCGCCTGCTGCTGCTGCTCCCCCGCCAGGACAGCGCCCTGCTGACCCGCGAACTGCTCTACACCGCCGTCACCCGGGCCAGGGAGCGCGTGGAACTCTGGGGAGACCGGGAACTGCTGCACGCTGCCATTTCCCGGCGGATCGAGCGGAATTCCGGGCTGCGGGAGGCGCTGTGGCCGTGCTGCCCGGTTGATCCCCCGATCGTCCCGCTGGCATTCCCGGCAAAATTGAGCTAG
- the hflX gene encoding GTPase HflX translates to MKPLERLYRRRVAPDECCSGELARLLVELSQSLRRQIGLLINRQGSVVMVLVGDEKGLLIPELPDYPLGRKRLRGLRLIHTHLKGEPLTEDDLTDLKLLRLDLIAALSAVPGSSVPLIHLAHLAPTPAGIALCPQQPFERLQGYGSDDIVDLERDLERALGAGTRADDGRERAILISVKAAGERREAEDSLDELAELARTANVEVLDRFIQLPRKLNPRTLMGEGKLQEVVIRALQRGATLLIFDQELTPAQVRAVSAMTELKVIDRSQLILDIFARRATSLDGKVQVELAQLKYLLPRLIGKGVQMSRLMGGIGGRGPGETKLEIDRRRIRDRITALERELENLSRGREQRRSRRVRAGVPIISIVGYTNAGKSTLLNALTKSEVFTENLLFATLDTSSRRLRLPRDREVIITDTVGFIRSLPDSLLGAFKATLEELRDADLLLHLVDASNPRFEDQIKQVRAILEELELSDKPELVVFNKTDRLEGLKKKDTIAFLRIAQARRRYNAISISAVERTSLAPLLEELKGRFWPDAD, encoded by the coding sequence TTGAAACCGCTGGAACGGCTCTACCGTCGCCGGGTGGCGCCGGATGAGTGCTGCTCCGGCGAGCTTGCCCGGCTGTTGGTGGAGCTCTCCCAGAGCCTTCGCCGCCAGATCGGTCTGCTGATCAACCGCCAGGGAAGCGTGGTCATGGTGCTGGTGGGCGACGAAAAGGGGCTGCTGATCCCGGAACTGCCCGATTATCCCCTGGGGCGCAAGCGGCTGCGCGGCCTGCGCCTCATCCATACCCACCTGAAGGGTGAACCGCTCACCGAAGACGACCTCACCGACCTGAAGCTGCTGCGCCTTGACCTGATAGCCGCTCTCTCCGCAGTGCCGGGCAGCTCGGTCCCCCTCATCCACCTGGCCCATCTGGCCCCCACCCCCGCCGGCATCGCCCTCTGTCCGCAGCAGCCGTTTGAACGGCTGCAGGGGTACGGCAGCGACGATATCGTCGATCTGGAGCGTGACCTGGAACGGGCGCTTGGTGCCGGCACCCGTGCCGACGACGGCCGGGAACGGGCCATCCTGATCTCGGTGAAGGCCGCCGGCGAGCGGCGCGAGGCGGAGGATTCCCTGGACGAACTGGCCGAACTGGCCCGCACCGCCAACGTCGAGGTGCTGGACCGTTTCATTCAGCTGCCCCGCAAACTGAACCCGCGCACCCTGATGGGAGAGGGAAAACTGCAGGAAGTGGTGATCCGCGCCCTGCAGCGGGGGGCCACCCTGCTGATCTTCGACCAGGAACTGACCCCGGCCCAGGTGCGGGCCGTTTCCGCCATGACCGAACTGAAGGTGATCGACCGCAGCCAGTTGATCCTGGACATCTTCGCCCGGCGGGCCACCAGCCTGGACGGCAAGGTGCAGGTGGAACTGGCCCAGCTCAAGTACCTGCTGCCCCGCCTGATCGGCAAGGGGGTGCAGATGTCCCGGCTGATGGGGGGGATCGGCGGCCGGGGACCGGGGGAAACCAAGCTGGAGATCGACCGTCGCCGCATTCGCGATCGGATCACCGCCCTGGAGCGGGAACTGGAGAACCTCTCCCGGGGCAGGGAACAGCGGCGCAGCCGCCGGGTCCGGGCCGGGGTGCCGATCATCTCCATCGTCGGCTACACCAATGCCGGCAAATCGACCCTGCTGAACGCCCTGACCAAGAGCGAGGTCTTCACCGAGAACCTGCTCTTCGCCACCCTGGATACCTCCAGCCGCCGGCTGCGTCTCCCCCGTGACCGGGAGGTGATCATCACCGACACCGTCGGCTTCATCCGCTCCTTGCCCGACTCCCTCCTGGGAGCCTTCAAGGCGACGCTTGAGGAGTTGCGGGACGCCGACCTGCTGCTGCACTTGGTGGACGCATCCAACCCGCGCTTCGAAGACCAGATCAAGCAGGTGCGGGCCATCCTTGAAGAGCTGGAGCTGTCCGACAAACCGGAGCTGGTGGTCTTCAACAAGACCGACCGGCTGGAAGGGTTGAAAAAGAAGGACACCATCGCCTTCCTGCGGATCGCCCAGGCGCGCAGGCGCTACAATGCCATCAGTATTTCCGCCGTGGAGCGGACCAGCCTGGCACCGCTGCTGGAAGAGCTGAAGGGCCGTTTCTGGCCCGACGCCGATTGA
- the recB gene encoding exodeoxyribonuclease V subunit beta, whose product MTELDHLTVELAGTTLIEAGAGTGKTYAIVCLYLRLLLERRLPPEQILVVTYTEAATQELRGRIRRRLREALTVLAGEPTDDPFLHGLCGTHPEPAVARGLLESALASFDSAAIFTIHGFCRRALQDHAFESGSRYEVELITDQSRLLREIVEDFWRTHFFAPQEGLTAFALRNGLTPGSLGTFVTELLRTPAGRVEPLYDAAEILQMEENCRGLFRQVREAWADMRDELVTLLENHRGLSRSEKFYRADRLPVLVAGMDTFTAGDAPCELFTGFDRFCSSTIAAQRLKKHEPPAHPFFERCEQLHRAVGERLLALQGELYTFCRDELRRRKEERNVRYFDDLLSHLREALRGPEGEALAAVLRTSYPAALIDEFQDTDPFQYDIFSQIYSTATLPLFLIGDPKQAIYSFRGADIFAYLRAAGETAPSRRFTLTVNRRSTPGLLRGLNTLFGSRPAPFVHTAIVHHPARPADDWPCDELQAPGDPAPLQVWHLADEERPLSIDAATGRAVTATAGEIARLLGEARRGLAKIGDRPLSPGDIAVIVRSHRQGQLIQQALQSLAIPSVMRSDATVFASHEAVELCILLRALTSPADETLLRTALATDLLGRSATDIAALLVDEPAWEELLLRFREYHQLWLDKGFMVMGRWLLEREQVRGRLLAHPDGERRLTNLLHCLELLHDTAYRQGLGPEAVTVWFAERVAAGDCGEEYLLRLETDESLVRIVTIHVSKGLEYPVVFCPFAWNGGSDVGPVLTLHDRFEMVKDFGSPAYARRLPEARRELLSENLRLLYVALTRARCRCYLVAADAGTGDRRHLSPLDWLLTTADGEHTATLAHRLRELAATSGGAISVSPLPEAPLPAPLRNDHQMRQQPVPRVMAAPLRNDWRVASFTALAAGDGRRYELPDRDETGDRPESSADAPGKRSILTFPRGARAGIFLHELLEQLDFAAPSPDGIRQQVARGLEKHGFESEWLPAVAAMLQNLLTLPLSAPEGSFTLGERPPGSWLSELEFFFPLQLINSGQLAACLRAHGGQHQQVDGPALASLLRFKPVRGMLRGFVDLVLRQGERYYLLDWKSNHLGYRIEDYAPPALQREMERNLYPLQYLLYTVALHRYLGLRLPGYDYDRHFGGVIYLFLRGLSPRHGESYGVFRDRPSRHLIEELTRLLIALEKETNDVAA is encoded by the coding sequence ATGACCGAACTGGATCATCTGACGGTTGAGCTGGCCGGCACCACCCTGATCGAAGCCGGCGCCGGTACCGGCAAGACCTATGCCATCGTCTGCCTCTACCTGCGCCTGCTGCTCGAACGTCGTCTGCCGCCGGAACAGATTCTGGTGGTCACCTACACCGAGGCAGCAACCCAGGAGTTGCGGGGACGGATCCGCCGCCGCCTCCGCGAGGCCCTGACCGTTCTGGCAGGAGAGCCGACCGACGACCCGTTCCTGCACGGTCTCTGCGGTACCCATCCCGAGCCGGCCGTGGCACGGGGCCTGCTGGAAAGCGCCCTGGCAAGCTTCGACAGCGCCGCGATTTTCACTATCCACGGCTTCTGCCGGCGGGCACTGCAGGACCACGCCTTCGAAAGCGGTTCCCGCTACGAGGTGGAACTGATCACCGACCAGAGCCGCCTGCTGCGGGAGATCGTGGAGGATTTCTGGCGAACGCACTTCTTCGCTCCCCAGGAAGGGCTGACCGCCTTCGCCCTGCGCAACGGTCTCACCCCCGGCTCCCTCGGCACCTTTGTGACGGAACTGCTGCGCACTCCTGCCGGTCGGGTGGAACCGCTCTACGACGCGGCGGAAATCCTGCAGATGGAGGAGAACTGCCGCGGCCTCTTCCGGCAGGTGCGGGAGGCGTGGGCCGACATGCGGGACGAGCTGGTCACGCTGCTGGAAAACCACCGGGGGCTGAGTCGCTCGGAAAAATTCTACCGCGCCGACCGCCTGCCGGTGCTGGTGGCCGGCATGGACACCTTCACGGCGGGGGACGCTCCGTGCGAGCTTTTCACAGGATTTGACCGGTTCTGCAGCAGCACCATCGCAGCACAGCGACTGAAAAAGCATGAGCCCCCCGCCCACCCGTTTTTCGAACGCTGCGAGCAACTGCATCGGGCAGTCGGTGAGCGGCTGCTCGCGCTGCAAGGAGAGCTCTATACCTTCTGCCGCGACGAACTGCGCCGGCGCAAGGAGGAGCGGAACGTCCGCTACTTCGACGACCTGCTCAGTCATCTGCGGGAGGCCCTGCGGGGACCGGAAGGGGAGGCCCTGGCGGCGGTGCTGCGCACCAGCTATCCGGCTGCCCTGATCGATGAATTCCAGGACACCGACCCCTTCCAGTACGACATATTCAGTCAGATCTACAGCACCGCCACCCTGCCGCTCTTTCTGATCGGTGACCCGAAGCAGGCGATCTACAGCTTCCGGGGGGCCGACATCTTCGCCTACCTGCGCGCCGCCGGTGAAACGGCGCCATCCCGCCGTTTCACGCTCACCGTCAACCGTCGCTCCACCCCCGGACTGCTCCGGGGTCTCAACACCCTCTTCGGCAGCCGTCCCGCCCCCTTTGTCCATACCGCCATCGTCCACCATCCGGCCCGCCCGGCCGACGACTGGCCCTGCGACGAGCTGCAGGCCCCCGGCGACCCGGCCCCCCTGCAGGTCTGGCACCTGGCGGACGAGGAACGCCCTCTCTCCATCGATGCCGCCACCGGCCGGGCCGTCACCGCCACGGCCGGCGAGATCGCCCGGCTACTCGGGGAGGCCCGGCGCGGGCTGGCGAAGATCGGCGACCGCCCCCTTTCCCCCGGCGACATCGCCGTCATCGTCCGCAGCCACCGCCAGGGGCAGCTCATCCAGCAGGCCCTGCAGTCCCTGGCCATTCCCAGCGTGATGCGCAGCGACGCCACGGTGTTCGCCAGCCACGAAGCCGTCGAGCTCTGTATCCTGCTGCGGGCCCTTACCTCCCCCGCCGACGAGACGCTGCTGCGCACCGCCCTGGCCACCGATCTGCTGGGCAGGTCGGCCACCGACATCGCCGCACTGCTGGTGGACGAGCCGGCCTGGGAGGAGCTGCTGCTCCGCTTCCGTGAGTATCACCAGCTCTGGCTGGACAAGGGGTTCATGGTCATGGGCCGGTGGCTTCTGGAGCGGGAGCAGGTGCGGGGACGCCTGTTGGCCCATCCGGACGGTGAGCGCCGCCTGACCAACCTGCTGCATTGTCTCGAACTGCTCCATGATACCGCCTACCGGCAGGGCCTGGGACCGGAGGCGGTTACAGTCTGGTTCGCCGAACGGGTGGCCGCCGGCGACTGCGGCGAGGAATACCTGCTGCGCCTGGAAACCGACGAGAGTCTGGTCAGAATCGTCACCATCCACGTCAGCAAGGGACTGGAGTACCCGGTGGTCTTCTGCCCGTTTGCCTGGAACGGCGGCAGCGACGTCGGTCCGGTGCTCACCCTGCATGACCGTTTCGAGATGGTGAAGGATTTCGGTTCCCCCGCCTACGCCCGGCGCCTGCCGGAGGCCCGGCGGGAGCTGTTGTCCGAGAACCTGCGACTCTTGTACGTTGCTCTGACCCGCGCCCGCTGCCGCTGCTACCTGGTTGCAGCCGATGCCGGCACCGGCGACCGGCGGCATCTCTCGCCCCTGGACTGGCTGCTGACAACGGCAGACGGAGAGCACACAGCCACGCTTGCGCACCGACTGCGGGAACTGGCCGCCACCTCTGGTGGGGCCATCAGTGTCTCTCCGCTGCCGGAAGCTCCGCTCCCCGCCCCCCTGCGCAACGACCACCAGATGCGGCAGCAGCCGGTCCCCCGGGTGATGGCCGCGCCTCTGCGCAACGACTGGCGGGTCGCCAGCTTCACCGCCTTGGCCGCCGGCGACGGCCGTCGGTACGAGTTGCCGGACCGGGACGAAACCGGCGACCGGCCGGAGTCGTCGGCAGACGCCCCCGGCAAGCGCAGCATTCTTACATTTCCCCGTGGCGCCCGTGCCGGCATCTTCCTGCATGAGCTGCTGGAACAGCTCGACTTTGCCGCGCCGTCTCCCGACGGCATCCGGCAGCAGGTGGCCCGCGGCCTGGAAAAGCACGGATTCGAGTCGGAATGGCTGCCTGCGGTGGCCGCCATGCTGCAGAATCTGCTCACGCTTCCCCTCTCCGCTCCGGAGGGGAGCTTCACCCTGGGGGAACGGCCGCCGGGAAGCTGGCTGTCGGAGCTTGAGTTCTTCTTCCCGCTGCAGCTCATCAATTCCGGACAGCTGGCCGCCTGCCTGCGCGCCCATGGCGGACAGCACCAGCAGGTGGACGGCCCGGCTCTGGCCTCACTCCTGCGCTTCAAGCCGGTGCGCGGCATGCTCAGGGGATTCGTGGACCTGGTGCTGCGCCAGGGGGAGCGCTACTACCTGCTGGACTGGAAATCCAACCACCTGGGCTACCGGATTGAAGACTATGCCCCCCCGGCTCTGCAGCGGGAGATGGAGCGCAACCTCTATCCGCTGCAATACCTGCTGTACACCGTGGCCCTGCACCGCTACCTGGGCCTGCGGCTGCCGGGGTATGACTACGACCGGCACTTCGGCGGCGTGATCTACCTGTTCCTGCGGGGACTCTCTCCCCGGCACGGCGAATCCTACGGCGTCTTCCGGGACCGGCCCTCCCGACACCTGATCGAGGAGCTGACCCGGTTGTTGATTGCTCTGGAAAAGGAAACCAATGATGTCGCTGCCTGA
- a CDS encoding UDP-2,3-diacylglucosamine diphosphatase: protein MRAIFLADAHLRHSDDANYRLLLHFLDEQRGRTDLLCILGDLFDFRVGLPSLEFPEQEAVLDALATLSRSGTRLVYLEGNHDFHLGAAFAGRIGCELYRGPVTLEVDGMRLYLCHGDLVNRADWRYRLLYLLLRNPVTPLAAGLVPAGVLHRIRSSLQRSSQRRYRHDRVRWDYTAIIRSFAATIRAGGGDALVLGHFHQPLLEQRDGFTLLSLGDWIEHFSYGQLENGSFSLSSYASSR, encoded by the coding sequence ATGCGTGCCATCTTTCTCGCCGACGCCCATCTGCGCCATTCCGACGACGCCAACTACCGGCTGCTGCTGCACTTTCTCGACGAACAGCGGGGCAGGACCGATCTGCTCTGCATCCTGGGGGATCTGTTCGACTTCCGGGTCGGCCTGCCCTCCCTGGAGTTTCCGGAACAGGAGGCGGTACTGGATGCCCTGGCAACTCTCTCCCGCAGCGGCACCCGCCTGGTCTACCTGGAAGGGAACCACGACTTCCACCTGGGTGCCGCCTTTGCCGGGCGGATCGGCTGCGAACTGTACCGGGGGCCGGTGACGCTGGAGGTCGATGGCATGCGGCTCTATCTCTGCCACGGTGACCTGGTGAACCGGGCCGACTGGCGCTACCGTCTGCTCTACCTGCTGTTGCGCAACCCTGTTACCCCGCTGGCAGCCGGACTGGTGCCGGCCGGGGTGTTGCACCGCATCCGCAGCAGCCTGCAGCGGAGCAGTCAACGCCGCTACCGTCATGACCGCGTGCGCTGGGATTACACCGCCATCATCCGTTCCTTTGCCGCCACGATCCGGGCGGGGGGGGGCGACGCCCTGGTGTTGGGCCATTTCCACCAGCCGTTGCTGGAACAGCGTGACGGCTTTACCCTGCTGTCCCTCGGGGACTGGATTGAGCACTTTTCTTACGGACAGCTTGAGAACGGTTCGTTTTCACTGTCTTCCTATGCTTCGTCTCGCTGA